The Arachis hypogaea cultivar Tifrunner chromosome 14, arahy.Tifrunner.gnm2.J5K5, whole genome shotgun sequence DNA window TAAGCCTTGATGTTATTATGAAATTGCATGTTGTATGTTTACCACTAACACAGACAATAATGTCGATTGGCTAGGACACCAATATATATCGCTATAATTAAGTACCCGATATTGATCCTAACTTGATCTTAACTACCTGAACTTCAGCAAGATGCTCATGCTCACCAACTATCATTGGCTAACATTATTTTAAAtgcttataaataattattttacactattttttagtactctctaaatatatcccttcttcttttaatattaaaataaaaaatgttaaagagaaatatttttagtataaaaaactaacgaatttttttttgttgcccACGATTCATTTGTCGCGGATCGAAACTCCATTTAAGAAGTTGTCGGTAGTCAATGGATTACtctcgacacttgcttaagcggactactGACTACTAAACCAACCTAACTTGGTAAACGAGTTACTTAGTGCTAgtttaaatataagataaaaataaaaaatagaaatatttagtaacaaaacaaaaataactaaaatcaactagaatttgtcttatttaacattcattaataacaatgaatgaatactaaataaaacaagttttgacttttttttctCTAGTATtaccaattaaaaaaatttgttagttATTTAACATTTtctattgaaaaagaatttttacattctttcttttaattttctctttaaatcctaaaaagaaaatatttaatcaAAGTGATGCAAATCATTCCTACACAGGACAAGAGCATCCCCTATTTAAAAGCACTTCACTTAAACCAGAATGAATcattaattgaaattgaaagcttgtctggtttaatttcatgcaataaaTTCATGAGGTCCTCCTCCATTATTCAGCCAAGTGATGATTCATCAGCTACCTCATCATTTCCACAACAGAGCCTAGAAACAACAAATAATCACCAAGGAAGAAGAACAACACAagatcctcctcatcatcatcatgcaggTGCAGTGGAAGAAGAAGCAAACATCATGATCAAATTCAAGTGGAGGAGTGCATTTTGCATGTGTCTTCCAAGCTTTGGTAATAAAGCAAAAGGAGTTAAGAAAGAAGAAGTAGCACCAAGAATTGAGGAACATTATTCAGTGAGTCATGTCATGTCTAGTACTTTCTCTTTTGAACCCTAtgaccataataataataataataagggtaacaatgaagatgatgaagaagagaaTTATAATCATGAGAATCAAGGGGATGAATCCATTAGTTCCTACTTTGAACTCCCTTCTCAAGTACTCAAAACCACTGGTGCCAGcgttgaatgaatgaatgaatcaaTCAATCAATTCTTCTTTTGATGGACAGCAACAATATGATTATATTTCTTACAAGTTGTACCAAAAAAGTTTGGTGATTTTGTTAGATTTGAACAATTTCTTGCTTTCTCTCTTAACTCTTAATTCAATTCTATTTCCATCATGTTTTGCCTTTTACTATACTACTTACCACTTCTCATACAATTTTAAGAGAATGATAGGGCCaacattttttattgtaaaaatataaattaattagtattggTTTAAATATAAGACAAAAATACAGATGAATTATGCAATTCCGATTATGCAGAAATCTTGGCCAAATGATTACAAGAAAGAAAGGGGCAAGAGAAGGACTCTGTTGTAGAGTATCTGTTAACATGGGTAACGGGAACACTCAGACCAAAAAATAGtgaattgtttttttttaaaatagttttattatttttcttttaaagcaATATCCTAATTTAGTATTTGGAGGACTAATTTTAGTGGTCTagtaattaatttactaatttatttaaataagtatggAAAGTTCAAATTCTATATCTTAGACATGTAACAACCTATTGatcattaataaatttttaaataaaattcaaattcaaaacggATTAATAGTTAACAATCGGATTGAAGGATactgtgataaaaaaaaaaaaagcttttagAGATTTTTCTAATGTTAGTTAGTTTATTCAAGACAGAACCATGTTTTCTacctttgtttaaaaaaaaacgaTGGTGACacgtttaaaaattatttttcttttagttttgccAACTAGAAAGAAATTTCAAAATAAAGAAATGGTGTAACCACCATCAAACGAGTTAAAAGTAACTTTTAACCTATAACTTcacatgaaattaataattggAGGTAAACATTCATCCAATTACGCATATCATTTAAAATGAAAAACGTAACGTGAATCACCTCAATTATATCTCTATACAAATCGAAACAGATAGATTAGATTTAgctttctatataaatcgaatcagtCTTATTCGATTTATACATATTTGCATGTTGTCATAGTAAATCTAATCAGGCTGTTTCGATTTATACATGCATACATGTTGTCCTAGTAAATCTAATCAGTTTGTTTAGATTTACTAGGATAGTATGCATGTATGCATAAATCGAAACAGCCTTATTAAATTTATGTTTTGATTTTCAATATGtaatttgagaaaaataattaacatactatatcaacaaaattatcataatttataaaattaagtataaaaattatttctttaaaatattGATACACTATATATACACATtcattagaattttttaaataaatattttatttatggatataggtaatttataacatatttatcaatttttattttttttacatattctaTTTATCATGTAAACAAATTAAGATTGCTTATATCTCATTTACACGGTAAACGAGATAAGATACAATTTTATTTGGCATTATCTTGTTTGCAAACGAGataatagaatttaaaaaaaatacacataatGAGATAAATTCATAGTTATCTTGTTTATACGGTAAACAAGACATATGaagttataaatataaaaatataatttttgaaaataataaaataatattgataatttaatttagactaatttaaaaaataaaaattgatatattttgttacTATTTAGATCgactttaattaaattatatctcatctatattttaaattttaaattaataactttttcatatttatttgtaCTGAACTATTTAAAATAGATGGTTTCAAATAACAGTAAAGATATAGACTTAGACTGTATCaatattttaaagaaataatttttatacttaatttcataaattatgataattttattgatatagtatgttaattattttttctcaaattaCATACTGAAAATCGAAACGTAAATCTAATCAGGCTGTTTCGATTTATGCATGTATGCATACTATCCTAGTAAATCTAAACAGACTGATTAGATTTACTAAGACAGCATGCATGTATAAATCGAAACACCCTGATTAGATTTACCTTGACAACATGCAAATATATATAAATCGAATCAGACTGTTTCGATTTATATAGATAGCTAAATCTAATCTATCTGTTTCGATTTGTATAGAAATGTGATCGGGGTGATTCAcgttacattttttattttgggtGATATGTGTAATATTAAATGAATGTTGGTTTATTTATGTGAATTACCCTAATAATTGAGAgacgttaaatgatttgactgatttaaccaaatttttatctaacaattttcaattatcaatttcatgtgaagttgattgCGCCTGAATTTTCACAGTATTAAAAGGATAGTTACAAATattaggataaaatatattttttattctttaaatttgttaaaaattttaaaaatatttttaaattttattttattttaattttattccaaaaattttttatttgtatcaaatgtACCctgatggctaattttttttaaaaaaattagaactatttcataacaattttataaaaacaacTATTAACACAAACAAACTATCTCAAATTAGAGATAGTTGTCATGTATTATTGTTCtgattaatcttaaattttttgaaaatttaactgTTAGgaatatatttgatgtaaataaaaaatttttgagataagatcaaattaaaataaaatttaaaaatatttttaaaattttttataatttttaaagacaaaaaatatattttaccaaaaagataaattaaaattccTAATATTAGTCTTGTATTATATGTCATGTGCTGTGGTTGCTTAGGAAAAGTAAacagttgaaaaaaaataatgatctctgaaaaaagaaaacgagacaacaacaacaaagttttATATGATATCAATTACATGTATCAAATGTACCTttctttatattatatttatgtctttcttgaaaaaaaaaagtaaaaaatgatTTGTAGAACcagtaaaaattattatttcttatacTAGTTAAAAGTAATTCTATTAGTTACTGGTTGGAGGATAAAgcgattttatttatttttgattttttactgTATTTAtcacttaaaaattaatttgttggaATCTACCGTGACTGCTATTCCAATGATCAGTTATTTTTGGTTGGGCATTTATACTCAACCACTTTTCAAAGAGTTTGTGataagtcacaaaaacaaaagtTTGTGATTTATAGCCCATGAGTGGCCCAATCAATGAATTTATATCTTTTGGGCCACATGACACATATTATTGCTTTAGACAGTCTTTTGTTTTTAACAAAGTCCTTTTCTTCTGaccaaaaacacaagaaaaattttagaaagcCAATTAGAACTTAagtcaatttaaattaatttttagtattgcCGACGCCCTTTTCATTCCTAACAACATAATATCCCGTCTTGATAGTGTAATTGCCATCCATTCTGAAAGGCCAGTTGAACCTATCCTCCCTTCCAAAAAGACTTACCGGGGTTCTAATGATTTTATCAACCGAAGCTCCATTAAAATACTTCTTTAATTTATTCAAATTCCACCCCTCTCCCTCAACAATCACATCCTTGACAAACCTAACATCAAGATTTCTAATCACAGGATTCTTATCCATATTCATTATCCACTTATCTTCCAAGATTCTCACTCTCTCTCCATTCCCTATTAACCATCTTCCATTTCTCAAAAGAAAGTCCCTGCCATATACAATACTTTTCCACATCCATGAAGCCGCTCTTCCTACTGTAGCATCCTTAAAATCCTCATTAGGAAAGTAAATAGCTTTTAGTACCTGAACCCAAATTGCTTTAGGATTTTCCAAAATTCTCCACGCTTGTTTTGCCAAATGTGCTATATTCTGACTATATAAATCCTTAAACCCAATACCTCCATCCTTTTTACTGATACAGACCTTATCCCAACTCTTCCAATGGACACCTCTTTCCTTACCTGAAGGCGCCCACCAAAATTTGGCTATTCTCTTACTTAGGCAATCACAAAACCCTTTAGGAAAAAGAACCACATTCATAGTATAGGCAGGTATCGCTTATCGCTTGAACAATTGATTTGATGAGGACCTCCTTCCCAGCTTGATTAAGGAGTTTTTGTTTCCAACCTCCTAGCTTATCCACCACTCTG harbors:
- the LOC140178526 gene encoding uncharacterized mitochondrial protein AtMg00310-like translates to MNVVLFPKGFCDCLSKRIAKFWWAPSGKERGVHWKSWDKVCISKKDGGIGFKDLYSQNIAHLAKQAWRILENPKAIWVQVLKAIYFPNEDFKDATVGRAASWMWKSIVYGRDFLLRNGRWLIGNGERVRILEDKWIMNMDKNPVIRNLDVRFVKDVIVEGEGWNLNKLKKYFNGASVDKIIRTPVSLFGREDRFNWPFRMDGNYTIKTGYYVVRNEKGVGNTKN